In Parerythrobacter aestuarii, the sequence GCTGCGGGGACGCCATAGCCCATCGCTCCGCAAGTGGGCGCGAGCTGGGTGGGGTGCCCGTCGTATCGCCAGTAGCGGTGCCACCAGCCGCCGAAATTGCCCGCACCGTTGCAGATCATCGTGTCCGCAGGCAGCGTCTCGCGCATAAACCCGACACATGACGCGAGATCTAGAGGCCAGTCCGAGGGAGCCGGTGTAGACCATTCCTCCCATTCGGCATGGGCCTGCGGCCCGGCATCGAAGGGAATGATGCTGCCGTCGTCCCACAACGCAGCGGCTTCGGCGAATTCGGGCATGTCGGCACATAGCGCCAGGTCGGTACGGTAGACCCGGCCGAGCTCGCCCGGATCGGGATGGACATGGATCAGTTGCTGGTCCGGGTGATCCGGGGTGACGATGGTGTAGCCATCGGTGGTCGCTTCGCCCAGCCGCGCCCCGACCGCGAGGATCAGGTCCGCCGCCTTGATCCGCTCGACCAGTTTCGGATTGGGGCCATAGCCGAGGTTGCCGGCATAGACCGGCGAGCGCGGCGAGATCGCATCCTGCCGGCGGAAGGCCGTCGCCACCGGCAGGCCGATCCGTTCGGCAAAGGCCTGGAAGTGCTCGCGCGCCTTGGCGTTCCAGCCGGCCCCGCCGATGATGGCGACGGGGGAGGCAGCATCGCCGATCATGGCCATCATCGCCTGCATCGCGTCGGGGCAGGGTGGCTGCGCCGGACGGATGGCTTCGGGGCGCGGTTTGGCCTCGGTGGCGTCGGACAGCATGTCTTCCGGCAGGGCCAGTACCACCGGTCCGGGCCTGCCCGACATGGCGACGGACCAGGCACGAGCGACATATTCGGGGATGCGGTCGGCACTGTCGATGCGCGCCGCCCACTTGGCGATAGGGCCAAAGAAGGCCGCGAAGTCGACTTCCTGGAATCCCTCGCGGTCGCGCATCTCGCGTGCGACATCGCCTACGAACAAGACCATCGGCTGCGAATCCTGATACGCGACATGTACGCCGATGCTGGCGTTGGTTGCCCCCGGTCCGCGGGTTACGAAAGCGACGCCTGGGCGACCGGTCATGGCCCCGTCGGCGCAGGCCATGAAGCTAACACCGCCTTCTTGCCGACAGGTAATGACGTCGATGTCGGTCTGGCCGTGAAGCCCATCGAGGACCTGCAGGAAACTCTCGCCCGGAACTGTGAAGATGC encodes:
- a CDS encoding thiamine pyrophosphate-binding protein — protein: MNEHTTPDAARLLVQCLVEQHCDRIFTVPGESFLQVLDGLHGQTDIDVITCRQEGGVSFMACADGAMTGRPGVAFVTRGPGATNASIGVHVAYQDSQPMVLFVGDVAREMRDREGFQEVDFAAFFGPIAKWAARIDSADRIPEYVARAWSVAMSGRPGPVVLALPEDMLSDATEAKPRPEAIRPAQPPCPDAMQAMMAMIGDAASPVAIIGGAGWNAKAREHFQAFAERIGLPVATAFRRQDAISPRSPVYAGNLGYGPNPKLVERIKAADLILAVGARLGEATTDGYTIVTPDHPDQQLIHVHPDPGELGRVYRTDLALCADMPEFAEAAALWDDGSIIPFDAGPQAHAEWEEWSTPAPSDWPLDLASCVGFMRETLPADTMICNGAGNFGGWWHRYWRYDGHPTQLAPTCGAMGYGVPAAVAAARRFPDRTVVAVSGDGDFLMNGQELATAVQYGVDLLVVVVDNGAYGTIRMHQEREFPARISATELKNPDFAALAISFGGWAARAETTDQFKSALLEAQGRKGLRLIHCVIDVEQLAASGATVSGLRSR